In Fluviispira sanaruensis, a genomic segment contains:
- a CDS encoding MFS transporter, with the protein MNFKHKVALFSGIVVEWFENMAFLLLAAQIGQVFFNQTSYDEGQGLIPFAIGCFATFLGAFYYGYLADKKGRVRSIFNTPIIMGLSSFAMIFIPSYATFTYSWVLISIVRLFQRFVVAGENGVISIYVFENTKVGRQFRNNYFSEAAVLLGILLATFALYLVTLYSSNAHVQFRIIFIISTILSLFVFIIRKLFLFDKYLDDKKKYLHKNISSLKINESSLRDIIKYSIIVMIIWSIVPLSFFYKFSFLPNILNNSFHIENSIILKNLTLSMLFQLFVMYAVSFIGDKILKRNIILALGFIVPLLFYAISFLYFGQILQFYIYDFGYVFSPVLLLILLFDLIPMQIRCTAFNIGFNLIVTVYSLLTMPLYTQLYNNFGWFISFLPVLVAYLLSFVCFFYLIHKKKVNLA; encoded by the coding sequence ATGAATTTTAAGCATAAAGTTGCGCTTTTTTCTGGGATAGTAGTGGAATGGTTTGAGAATATGGCATTTCTTTTACTTGCCGCACAGATTGGCCAGGTTTTTTTTAACCAGACAAGTTATGATGAAGGACAGGGGCTTATTCCTTTTGCAATAGGTTGTTTTGCTACATTTTTAGGGGCATTTTATTATGGATATTTGGCAGACAAAAAAGGTAGAGTGAGAAGTATTTTTAATACACCCATCATTATGGGATTGTCTAGCTTTGCAATGATTTTTATTCCTTCCTATGCAACATTTACTTATTCATGGGTTCTTATTTCAATAGTAAGACTGTTCCAACGTTTTGTTGTTGCTGGTGAGAATGGTGTGATTTCAATCTACGTGTTTGAGAATACAAAAGTTGGAAGGCAATTTAGAAATAATTATTTTTCTGAAGCTGCAGTATTATTAGGTATATTACTAGCAACTTTTGCGTTATATTTAGTTACACTTTATTCAAGTAATGCACATGTACAATTTAGAATAATTTTTATTATTTCAACAATATTAAGTCTTTTTGTTTTTATTATTAGAAAATTATTTTTATTTGATAAATATTTAGATGATAAAAAAAAGTATCTGCATAAAAATATTTCGAGTCTTAAGATAAATGAGTCTTCATTAAGGGATATAATTAAATATTCAATAATTGTAATGATTATTTGGTCGATAGTTCCGCTTAGTTTTTTTTATAAATTCAGTTTTCTTCCTAATATTTTAAACAATAGCTTTCACATAGAGAATTCAATTATTCTTAAAAATTTAACTTTATCAATGCTTTTTCAGCTTTTTGTCATGTATGCTGTTTCTTTTATAGGAGATAAAATACTTAAAAGAAATATTATACTTGCATTGGGATTTATAGTGCCTTTGCTCTTTTATGCAATTTCATTTCTCTATTTTGGGCAAATTTTACAGTTTTATATTTATGATTTTGGCTATGTCTTTAGTCCAGTTCTTTTGTTAATTCTATTATTTGACTTGATTCCAATGCAAATTCGTTGCACGGCATTTAATATCGGGTTTAATTTAATTGTGACAGTCTATTCTCTTTTAACAATGCCATTATATACTCAACTTTATAATAATTTTGGATGGTTTATTTCATTTTTACCTGTTTTAGTTGCATATTTATTAAGTTTTGTATGCTTTTTTTATCTTATTCATAAGAAAAAGGTGAACTTGGCATAG
- a CDS encoding sterol desaturase family protein: MIFEIIMQYYLVIIFFFIMVFIERKYPLREKKFSVKKRVLINLSFAFISFIIARSFSYPIIFIVRGIFGEDHFGILKILEFSAILSFIFSFIFLDYSQYVWHRINHSIPFFWTFHKVHHSDPDLDASTAFRFHFGEQFFAQFFRFFVIMLFAVQMEYVLIYDFISLFAIVFHHSNYYFKYDKILSRVIVTPSIHSIHHSRDFSEMNSNFSVVFSFWDRFHRSFKMTENVAMIKIGLNDIAENDANKLLNILVWPFNKKDKGS; the protein is encoded by the coding sequence ATGATATTTGAAATTATTATGCAATACTATTTAGTCATAATATTTTTCTTCATTATGGTATTTATTGAAAGAAAATATCCATTAAGAGAAAAAAAATTTTCAGTTAAAAAGAGAGTGCTGATAAATTTATCATTTGCATTTATCTCGTTTATAATAGCAAGATCATTTTCATACCCGATCATCTTTATAGTGAGAGGAATTTTCGGTGAAGATCATTTTGGAATACTGAAAATACTTGAGTTTAGTGCGATTTTATCTTTCATATTTTCTTTCATTTTTCTTGACTATTCCCAATATGTTTGGCATCGAATTAATCATTCCATACCTTTTTTTTGGACTTTTCATAAAGTGCATCACTCTGATCCAGATTTAGACGCAAGTACGGCCTTTCGCTTTCACTTTGGTGAACAATTTTTCGCACAATTTTTTAGATTTTTTGTGATAATGCTTTTTGCTGTACAAATGGAATACGTCCTTATTTATGATTTTATAAGTTTATTTGCAATAGTTTTTCATCATAGTAATTATTATTTTAAATACGATAAAATACTATCTAGAGTTATTGTCACACCAAGCATTCACAGCATTCATCATTCTAGAGATTTTTCTGAAATGAATTCAAATTTTTCAGTGGTTTTTTCATTTTGGGATCGGTTTCATAGATCTTTCAAAATGACGGAAAATGTGGCGATGATTAAAATTGGATTAAATGATATTGCAGAAAATGACGCAAATAAACTATTAAATATACTAGTATGGCCTTTTAATAAAAAAGATAAAGGGTCTTAA
- a CDS encoding DUF547 domain-containing protein translates to MVDYKNLKENSVDLNNFIKNMSTIKNSDYQKLTYNEKLAFLINAYNALTLKLIIDNYPLKSIRDIGGVLSNPWKKRFFTLLEKYHYLDEIEHNIIRKDFHEPRIHFALVCASKGCPSLAKNVFLPENLQNQLQIAATNFLENKKKNYYKSEEHKLYLSSIFKWYGDDFKEKYKSFNNFVIENISKDNNIKIQIKRSKLKIEFLEYDWNLNDI, encoded by the coding sequence TTGGTTGACTACAAAAATTTAAAAGAAAATTCTGTAGATTTAAATAACTTTATTAAGAATATGTCTACTATTAAAAATAGTGATTATCAAAAGTTAACTTATAATGAGAAACTTGCGTTTTTAATAAATGCCTATAACGCTCTTACATTAAAATTAATTATTGATAATTACCCTTTAAAAAGTATACGAGATATAGGAGGAGTGCTTTCTAATCCATGGAAAAAAAGATTTTTTACTTTATTAGAAAAATATCATTATCTAGATGAAATTGAGCATAATATTATTAGAAAAGATTTTCATGAGCCGAGAATTCATTTTGCTCTAGTTTGTGCATCTAAAGGTTGCCCAAGTTTGGCAAAAAATGTTTTTTTGCCAGAAAATTTGCAAAATCAGTTGCAAATAGCAGCAACTAATTTTCTGGAAAATAAGAAGAAGAATTATTATAAATCAGAAGAACATAAGTTATATTTATCTAGCATATTTAAATGGTATGGGGATGATTTTAAAGAAAAATATAAGTCATTTAATAACTTTGTCATAGAAAATATTAGTAAAGATAATAATATTAAAATCCAAATTAAAAGAAGTAAATTAAAAATTGAATTTTTGGAATATGATTGGAATTTAAATGATATTTGA
- a CDS encoding CDP-alcohol phosphatidyltransferase family protein: MILKIFSPNNLTLLRIILMLPAVYFLFNNYVISSFIFAILAVLTDFFDGIIARKYNIISNFGSILDPIADKVLIITLLTSFYFLNYIPFWFILISNTRDIFQLLSIPILILYKKINFKVKPKTLPKWATALKFIIILICYIFSIFHYYRLNNIYFLALLFISTLLEFYILITFVPRFIQIYQRKHDTFE, translated from the coding sequence ATGATATTAAAAATTTTTTCTCCCAATAATTTGACACTTTTAAGAATCATTCTCATGCTCCCTGCAGTTTATTTTTTATTTAATAATTATGTAATATCCTCATTTATTTTTGCTATTCTTGCAGTCTTGACGGATTTTTTTGATGGAATCATTGCTCGAAAGTATAATATAATTTCAAATTTTGGCTCCATTCTTGATCCCATTGCAGATAAAGTATTAATTATCACCTTGCTGACAAGTTTTTATTTTCTTAATTATATACCTTTTTGGTTTATTTTAATTTCAAATACACGTGATATATTTCAGCTTTTATCAATACCTATTCTCATTTTATACAAAAAAATAAACTTCAAAGTAAAACCAAAAACTTTGCCAAAATGGGCAACAGCTCTTAAATTCATTATCATCCTTATTTGCTATATTTTTAGTATATTTCACTATTATAGATTAAATAATATTTACTTTTTAGCACTCTTATTTATATCCACTTTATTAGAGTTCTATATATTAATAACCTTTGTTCCGCGATTTATTCAAATATACCAAAGAAAGCATGATACATTTGAGTAA